The nucleotide window ATGGCTCGGTAGTGTCAATAacagcagtagcagtagcagtCGTAGTACCCCTTCTCAAATTGGTAGCAGTAACCACAGCCGACAGCGTAGGCGATGGTTGACCAGAAGTGGGCGGGGGAGAGACTGGTGATGaaagagaagatgaaggtgaTTCTGGTCGTTTGGTAGAGGAgtaagcagcagcagcagcagcagcagcagcagcagcagcttccttctcttcttcctgctGTCTCAGATGCAAGAGTGTTAAAGCCGCCGTCTTGCGAGCTGCAAGACTTGTTTGGCCATCATCGCGACCACTACCAATGGAAGCGGAATTGAAATTCCGGCTGCTGCTATTGTCGCTTGTAGTGTCATTCGCGTTTTTGTCAGCCACAATGGAAGCTGAGGAGGAAGTCCtaggtagtggtagtgggaGATGCAGATGGCTTTCGTTATCGTCGCCACATTCCATGTTTGCCTCTACTGCTATTCTCCTGGGCTGGGTGTCTTCTATGTGCTCATGCTCATGCTGGTCCTGTAGGCTTGGCCTTCTTTGGCTCCTCCAGTGCATCGGCgccgatgttgatgatggaggagtgAGTGCTCTTTGGTATCCGGCGGAAAATTGATAAGCGCCGCAAGTGCTGTGATCTTGACGAGAATGACTACTAGTCGCATCACCTCCTACTCGGGAAGGCCTCCCATTAGGAAGCCTCCGCCGACCAGAAGGTACAGGTAATGAGCAGAGTTGGGAGATGGGTGGTAGCTGAGGTCTTGGGCTGGGAGAGTTAGATGATGAAAGTGATACCATTGAAGACGATGGTGAGGATAGTATGAGAGAAGGGGATGGTAATCCTTGTGGATGTTGGCTGGCCATGCTGTCAATACTGCCAGCTCTACTCCTGCTGGCGCTGCCTGGTTGAGAAGCCcatggggaggaggatgttttTCGAGGAGAGCGTGGAATGGCAGTAAGCCATGGGTTGGGAGCTTGGCTACGGGATGGCCAGTTCGAATGCGATACCGACTCATCAGGCTCATTGGAGGGAAGTGGGCGCTTGAGTGAATATCTATCGAGGGAGTTGTTGGGCGGCTGGTGATTTACCGCTGTCCATGCTGAACGGTGAGGTGCCCTTTCAGGGTATGAGATAGAAGAGTGTGTCGATGTCGGCATCACAGGACGAGGGCGACCTGCACTTGACCGCAGCAGGGGTGGTGTCCACTCTCCAGCCGGTGGCATCGGTGCCGAGATACCACGCAGCTGCGGCCTAGCATCTACACAAGAGTTCTCTTCAGCGGGGCATCTTCTAGAGCATACCGtccgttgttgctgctgttggtggtcTAGGTGCTCTTGGTTGGGGtaaggatggtggtgatgacgtTCTTGAGACCCAGAGGAGGCTGTCCGAAGTGGACGTCTGGCAGGTGATGAGGAAGTGCAGCCACCTCCCCAATTGCCGTATCTCCGATACAGCTCTTGTGCCTTTCTCATTGTATCGCTTATCAACTCTGGCTTGATGATCATGATGCCGTATCGTGGCTCGCCAGGCGAGATGCACTCTGAGGGGAAGTCAGGGCCAAACAGGGGTATTAGTGCCCCCGCGATCTGGTAACAGAAAGTTGCGCATACTGCTTTGGCACAAGCGTATGGCATCCAGTATCCTATTACGGCCGGTTAGTCATCATCTAGTATGGCACTGAAGCGTTCAGAGATCAATACCTTGAGCTTTGATAGCGCCTCCTGTAATGCTATATGCAATGTCTTTTAAGCCGGGATTTTGGTTCAGCATCTTCGCAGGTGTCGTCTACACAGAGCCGTTAGAGTCTACAAAACACCCGTATAGAGGAATTGACGAGAACCTTTGAGTATCCACAGCACTTGAAGAAATGGGTCATCCGAACAAGGCCGACTTTGTAATCCCACATGACAGTGAACTCGGTGTTATCTCCGGGTCGTTGGAAGTTGTACTGAAAGACTACGGTAAAATAATGTTAGCTGTCACTTCGGTTGTGTTTAAGGGTACCGAGGTAGATGGGCATCTATACCATCTAGACACTCTCGACCAGTCTTGCTTTGAAAATCTCTCTTTCCGGTATTATACGGAATGTTTTCAGGTCTTTGTTGAATTTCTCCAAATGGCATTATGCGATACCGGCGGATCTCTTGGAGTGCTATCGCATCCAGGCCCTCTTCAAAAGGGGGAAAGTTAACATCGGGTAGTTCCTCCGTCCTGGGACTGCTTCTCGAGGCTACCGGCCGAGAGAAACAAGTgttggaagatgatggaacTGGAGCCACACGAGGCTCAACCGGCGTCGGGTTGAGTAAAGAAGTTACCGAAATCATGGGAATAGATGTCCAAGTTAATTTAGCTACGTCCGCTGATATGTCGTGGCCACTGATAACTTTGGAGTAGAGAGAtgagaggaaagaaaaggatgaAGCAAGAAGATGGGATGGGGCTGAGGATGTTATAGCTCGAACGGTGCTTGGTATTTGGAGTCAGATGCGAAAAGGTCAAATTGCCCGTCAATACGCAAACAACAAAACGCTCACCAGACTCTCGCGAGCTGGCTGTGCCTAGGTGTCTTGTTGTACACGACAAGGAACCAAAGGCCCTCTTTTACCTTGACTTCCGCCATGCAGCGGTCTGCAGCCCCGGTCGAcggcttccttctctccgTCTTGTTGCTCGACAGTCTCGGTGCAGTTCCTTTGTCTGGGGTTCCCAGGAGTCGAATTCAGAGGCAAGGATAGCGTTTGGTTCGTCCACCGCTCTTTTGGTGGTCGAGGTGAAGCCACAAAATGATTACTGACAGGCACAAGTGACGCTGAAACCACATCTTGAACGCCCGACGAAGAAATGCAAATCGCTGTGACGGACCGGTAGCAGCAAAAATAACAGTGGCTCACTTGGGTAGCACTGCCAAAAGAAATGATGATTCAACGTTACCTCTTTTGCCAGGCCTGCCTTCGGCTTTGGGACATCCTGAGGAACCAAACGACCCCGTCATAACCACCGTGGTCAACTATGTTGCGTTGTTGCGTAATATCACGCTGTCACATACAAGGCAAAGAAGAGGACCCACGACCGGAGTCCAAGCGGCTcgacaaggaggagaaaggggaaTCGGCGAGCAGACGTAGTGTCATGTTTGAACGGATATCACCGAGCAAAGGACTGACACTGGTCCCAAAGACAGGGAACGATCACACGCAGCGAGGTGAAGCTGCATGTCCGTGGCCAAAGCAAAACATCAGACGAGTTTGGCGGGCGCAAATACCGGTCAAAGATCAAGCCGGCAGGGTAATGGTTTGTTGAGTGCTTCTGCCACAAGGTAAGGTGCCGGATGGCTGCAGGATGTACCGCTGGACGACGAGCCCGGTTAAAGCAACTGGGTGAAATTTGAACAAAGACTGACCGTCGTTCAGGCATATCCATCACAGCCCAAAATCTATCCTTGACTCGACACACGTGGCCCCTTGACCATGGTTCACCCGCTTATCAAGTGAATGAGATGAGCGAGGTGGCAGGGAGAGTTGCAACGAGGCTTGCTGTATGATTACAGTCAAAGTAACAAACCGTTTGCGAGGGACTGGTGTGTTCATGGCTTCCATATCACTAGCAAAGAGCAAGCAGATCATGAGACTTGCGTCAGCATCGAGGCAGGCCCACCAGCACTCTGTGTTTACATCACCATTCAGACTTAGCTAGGGCCTGGACCGACTGAGCAGATTACTCGCTGCAGTGAGAGGCAAGCAGTGTTGCGTTGGTAACGGCGATTTTAGAACACCCGGAGAAACAAGTGATACCCCTTGCTTCCACGAGCTCAAGCTCGATCCTTGCAAATTTGTACAAGCAAAAAATGCCCGATTGGAAGATCTTCAATATGGCCAGGGGTACAGGCTGATGATTTCTGGGGCCCATGTTCTGTCTTCCAGATTAGGGAGGATATGCTTGAGGCTGCGTCGTCTTAAGCGCTAGCAAGCCAAAATCCAAGAAGGGAAAAGTTGCAGGAGCGAGAACTTGCAATAATGGGCCGCGCCGAAAACTTGATGGGCGGGCAGTATCAATAGATGGCGAGTAACGCAAATTCGAGAAATCGACTGTTGGGTGCATTAACCGGAAGAGGGAATGTGGTAAACAGCAACGGTGTCTACCAAGCCTTTGGCTGGGCTTGTGAGCCCGCAGAGGTGAGTACAACAGATTGTGGCATCCAGGCAGCATTGCTCGAGTCAAGGCTGGCTTCTCGCCAGCGCCCAGTGGATGGACAAAGATACCTTGTCTTGGCCAGCCTGAGATGGGTAGCTTCCGAGACGGAAGGTAGTGAAAGTACCAGCCATGATTGCTGCAACGGCCCGCCGGAGCGCTCCTCTCATAGTTGACCATGGATGCCACTGCCGGCGCTTTTTGTGAGGACGTGGCTGATGCGTTCCCGCAAATAGAAGCCGGACAAAGCTGGAGATAATTGAAGTCTGCCCCTGAGGTCAAAGAACAGTACGCTTCGGGAGGGAATTGTAGCCGAGCAAAGTTTCTCAAGACCACCCGCGAACCTGGACATGGGGATCGTGAGTCTCTTGACGACATGTACATGGTCTAGCATGACAGGACTCGTGCTTCGCATAAATGGCTACACCGATGTCACCGAGCAAACGACTCCCAAGCCCCAAGCCAAGTTTAGGAATGGTCCAATGGCACGTCGCAAGCGTCTAAAATATCAAATATGAGGAACACATAGTGAAATGTGTAgttgggaggggaggaaggcTGATCAGGAACCCCATCTTTCTGACAAACTCTTGTCAAAGGCCTCTGTACCTCATGGACATGCTCCAGTTTCAGATGAGCCTTGTGCAACGGCGTGGGATTTTGACAGGACGGAAGGGAAGGCAGAGCTTGAGGAGGTCCAGGGTGAAGAGGTCTCTAGAACCCTTCGGTCCAGGACTCTGGACATGCCGTGTATCGTGAGCAAGCTGATGTAGCCGTGTTCCGTTGCGGATCGACGCATCTGACCCCGGACATCTTCCTGCCCATCCCGCCGTGCCGTCCTGTCTCCCGCTCGCCCTGTGTTGGGGGTTGTCATGGCCCAGCTGACTGCCTACCCTGGAACAGCCGAGCTCTGCGAGCCCTGACCAGGCGGTTTCTGTCTTGGCTTTGCATTTCCTCTCTGATGCTGTCCGTCTCCGGGGGCTGGCCCACGACGCCGTAACACAACATGCTTCCGTGCAGTATCGTACGCCACATATTCGTGCAAAAGAGCCCCACGCATGGGGGGCGACGACAGCGGCAAGCAACACAGCGTGTCCACGGGCGCCCTATGAGGGCCCAGCATGCAAATGGGCATTATGCCATAACACTTGTCAGGCAGAGAAGGACTGGTGTAGAATTCGACAAGTGTCTTGCTCGACGGAAGATGGACAGGCCACTGCAAGTCCTCCTTTTCAACCTCGTGCTGCACTGCAGGGAGCCCATTCATTGCATGCCCCTTATGCCAGGCACGACCTTGCAAGGAGCGACTGCTTCGAGGCTTCATTAATATCGAGGGCTTTGTACGCCCCCAAAACAGACAAGCAGAGCCAAGCAGATGGACTGAATACCTGTGGCAGGCTGTAGACAGGACGGGGCTTTGTTTCAAAAGTGATTTGTGATTTTTACTCCGGGACAGAGACGAACACAGGAGCGACCCCTAGACCCAGGCATCCATCATGGCCACACTCGGGCTCGGGGAGATTCCAAGACAGAACAAGTGATTGATTCAAGCCCTTGCATGTCAGGAATAGTAACAGAACTCAAAGGTAACTGCCCCGTGCAGACTAGGACAGAGTGAAAGGAATTCCAAATTCCAAGCGTCCAATCCAGTGTCTTGAGTGTTCTGTAACGGGCCGCCAGTGACGACATGGGAAGCCGgtgggaagagggagatggacGACGGGATGGATCCATTGGTTCCGAAAAGGCAGACGAAGGAGCAGATTCGTAGCCCGTCACCCCGTCTCCCTCACTTGCGCCTCTTGTGCTCTTCTGTGACGGAGGGACACAACCACTCGCCGCGTTGTTTGTGAGACCTTGAGCGGGCTGCCATCAAATGGGAGCGGGAGAGAAAGTGGGAGTGAGAAGTTGGACGTGAACGTGTGAGAAGTGATGGGTAGGAAGAGCACGGATGAGCATGGATGATGCACCCGGGGAGAGAGATGAGAGCAACGACAACCCAGCTTGGGACAAGACGAGGCGACAGAGCCACAAGAAAAGGCGCCCTGGATACAAAGACGACCATCGGATCGTTTCAGTTTCTTTCATTCGTCTGGTGGGAAGCTGGAGGTCCCGCTAGACATGGCCAAAGTGTAGACGGTGATTTGCCGTCAGAGAATCAGACTCGAGTCTCGTTTCTTTGGTTGGGTGCAGTTTTGTTTGACCGTCATTGTCGGAACACGTTTGAGAGATGGGGCAGAAATTGACTTGGTCGATGGGAAGCAAGTGGCCGAGACATAATCATGGGTCAGCCATCCGAGCGACAAGAGTCAAGACCCGCGGACGTCGAGGCGACGAACAGTGTTTGTGGCTGGTGTAGTATGGATGTGTGGCTAGCTATGGAGCTCGTGGCTGACGCAGTAGATACGTACACAGTATGATGATTTATCTCCACGTGAGAATGCTCTCGCTAGCCACCTGTCAGCATTTTTCGCCAGGTGTGAATTGTCACTCCCTTCGGTGTGTTCGTCGCTTCGTTGTCTACCGCAGCGTGTCGCGCTACTGTCGCGCCAAGACATAGGTGGGACGGTGGGGACTTGGAACGAAATGCAAGGGAAGTTTATGCGCAACACGCAGCACAAGTTGCCGAGTGCTCGTCCCCAGCCGCTGGGCTGTTTACTTGTCCATCATCCACTGTAGCGACCACTGTCTCTCCTTCCTACCTATGGTACTGTCTGGCGTGCCCCCGTCTTGACTCGAGGGGTTCTGTGTAGGTAAACAATTTTGACGCGCCACCCCTccatccctccctccctccctccctcccgtcTCGCATTcaaccttccacttcctgcaAATCGTCCGCCTCCAGCCAGGAACCACGTCGGTCTTACTGCACACGCACCACATTGCAACCGCGTTCGTTCCGTTGTCACCTTGACTTTCTACATACGACACAAGTGAGAagaaaccaccaccaccaccaccaccaccagagtCCCTTCGTTCTCCTCTGCTGTGGTAATCTCCAACTGGGGCCCCTCCTGGTCTTTCCCCCCCATCACCTCAGTAAACTCTTTTCGCCGCCCTGTCCGCCTGGTCCGGCACCGTCGCGGCAAATCCCATCGCGTTGTGAATGTGCACGCCTCTCCTGTTGTCGTCCTGGGACCAACCGTTGTTGCTGCGTCTTGGAGGCCGCAGACTCGCACAGCCGCTGTGCACTCTCGCCCTTAAACACTTTTCTGCAGCaaccacaccaccaacaacaaccacaacaacatcactACTACTTCGGTCATCACGCCCAGTACCGCCAAGATGGACTCCGACGTTGAGTCCATGTTCGAGGGGGAGTCCGACGCCTATTCACCAGAGGTGGTACGTCATGATGTCTTCTGCTTATCATGCTGTGGGTTGGAACCGAGCCCCCCTTGCCGTTGTGCGATTTATGCCATTTACGCGCTGCTTGCTTTGTTCTGCTCTTGCTTGCTTTCCCCTGCCTGGGTCACTTAACTTTCTCGTCTTATGCTAACCGCTTCCTCTCTTCCGCAATATAGAagcccaaggccaagaaacCCGCCGCCAAAAAGGCTGCCGCACCAAAGGCGCCCGCCGCAAAGAAGTTGACCCAGACCACTCTCACCGGCGCAAAGGCCGCTGGCAAGAAGCGACCAAAACCCGAcagcgaggatgaggacggaTCCTTTGGTAGCGACAAGGACGACGGCATGCTCGACAACACCCCTCCCAATGCCaaaaagcagaagaaggcgcCGGTCAAGAAAGCCGCCGGCAAGCCTCTGGCCGAAATCGAGAACGATAGTATGCAGATCGATAGTGTCGCTCCCGCCAAAAAGACGGGCGCTGCAAAGACGGCCACCGAAATGTACCAAAAACTTACTCAGCTCGAACATATCCTCAAGCGTCCCGACACCTACATTGGCTCCGTCGAGCGCTCCGAGCAAAAGATGTGGGTTTTCAACAAGGCTACCGGTCTCATGGAAAACCGCCAAATCTCCTTCGTTCCCGGTCTCTACAAGATTTTCGACGAGATTCTCGTCAACGCCGCCGATAACAGCCAGAGAGATAGCTCCATGACCTTCCTCAAAGTGACAATAAATCGCGAGTCTGGCGAAATCTCGGTCGAGAATAACGGCAAGGGCATTCCCGTAGAGATTCACGGCACCGAAAAATGCTACGTCCCCGAGCTCATCTTCGGTCATCTCCTGGCTGGTTCCAACTTCGATGACAACGAAAAGAAGACGGTCGGCGGTCGCAACGGTTACGGTGCCAAGCTCACAAACATCTTCAGCCGAGAATTCACGCTTGAGTGCCAGGATTCCGTCAACGGCAAGAGATACAAGCAGACATGGACCGACAACATGAGCAAGATGTCACCACCCAAAATCACCTCCAACAAGGCTGCTGATTTTGTACGCATCACTTTCCGCCCCGACTTCAGCAAGTTCGGCATGGCTGACGGGATCGACGATGACCTGGAAGCCTTGCTCTACCGACGTGTTTACGACATGGCAGGTACTGTTAGTGGTGTCAAGGTTTGGCTTAATGGTGAACACCTCAAGTTGAACTTCAAGACATACTGCGGGCTGTACGCCAAGGCCATTGCCAAGGAGCGTGACGAGGTAGCTGACGGCGAAGATGTCACTCCTGCCACAGTCATCTTTGAGCAGCAAAGGTCCGAGGGTAAACTATGGGAAGTGGGCTTTACGGTTTCGGATGGCTCATTCCAGCAAGTCTCGTTCGTCAACAATATTGCCACCACCTCTGGCGGCTCCCACGTCAATTACATTGCCGATCAGATCATCGAAGTCCTCATGAAGGAGctgcaaaagaagaagggcaagggacACGGTCTCAAGACGGCAAACGTCAAGAACCagttcttcatcttcatcaactGCCTGATTGACAACCCAGCCTTCAGCTCGCAGACAAAGGAGCAGTTGACGACCAAGCCCGCCAAATTCGGCAGCAAGTGCCAGCTTGGTGACCTGTTCCTCAAGAAAGTGCGACAATCGGAGGCCATTGACAACTTGTTGAGCTTTGCCGACAAGAAGCGAGACAAGGATTTGGCTAAGAACGATGGCAGCAAGCGAAAGCGTATCAGCAACGACAAGCTGATCGAGGCCAATTATGCTGGTGGAAGATATTCGCAAGAGTGTACCCTTATTCTCACCGAAGGTGATTCCGCCAGAGGTCTTGCTGTCGCTGGTCGTGCTATCTTGGATCCTAACCGTATCGGTGTCTTTCCCTTGCGTGGTAAGA belongs to Neurospora crassa OR74A linkage group IV, whole genome shotgun sequence and includes:
- a CDS encoding APSES transcription factor Xbp1 gives rise to the protein MLNQNPGLKDIAYSITGGAIKAQGYWMPYACAKAVCATFCYQIAGALIPLFGPDFPSECISPGEPRYGIMIIKPELISDTMRKAQELYRRYGNWGGGCTSSSPARRPLRTASSGSQERHHHHPYPNQEHLDHQQQQQRTVCSRRCPAEENSCVDARPQLRGISAPMPPAGEWTPPLLRSSAGRPRPVMPTSTHSSISYPERAPHRSAWTAVNHQPPNNSLDRYSLKRPLPSNEPDESVSHSNWPSRSQAPNPWLTAIPRSPRKTSSSPWASQPGSASRSRAGSIDSMASQHPQGLPSPSLILSSPSSSMVSLSSSNSPSPRPQLPPISQLCSLPVPSGRRRLPNGRPSRVGGDATSSHSRQDHSTCGAYQFSAGYQRALTPPSSTSAPMHWRSQRRPSLQDQHEHEHIEDTQPRRIAVEANMECGDDNESHLHLPLPLPRTSSSASIVADKNANDTTSDNSSSRNFNSASIGSGRDDGQTSLAARKTAALTLLHLRQQEEEKEAAAAAAAAAAAAYSSTKRPESPSSSLSSPVSPPPTSGQPSPTLSAVVTATNLRRGTTTATATAVIDTTEPLAPPPSPSSNYLGSPISTSIASSSSSFSPSTSCNGTRENSVVANEMTRYAGQEADAGGPRHCNGDADDEGDYEHEQQYRRKRRRLLLVGRAKSF